Part of the Henckelia pumila isolate YLH828 chromosome 2, ASM3356847v2, whole genome shotgun sequence genome is shown below.
TAGTATATATAGGGTTTTGAATATTTGATCTtgctgtaaaaaaaaaaaattgatctcgtttgtttgtttgtttgtttgttttcctACCTTTCAGTTCTATTTCATGAAGATATGATGTTATGTCATTTTTTAATTACATTTACACGGAGCCAAATTTCATACCACCATTTTTATCATACTACTCAaattcatttattattattggaTTATGAAatgattaaatattaaatccacAAAGGTGGATAAGTTTATGAtccaaaaattataattcaatatGGTAAATAAGAGCATAACGTCTCACCTTAGACATTAAGAAATAACCATACATAAATAAGAGTGGTTGTTGGCAATAATTTTACGCAAAGAATTCTATTTTTGCAATGATAATACATTTACGTTAAATAATGGAGTAATTTATGGTTGAGACTCTTTAAATGATTAGATTAGTGGTTTGAGTGACAATGTAAACTGTAAACACACTATTACCAAACTATGTTCCAACACAATTCGATTTGTGTGTAAATATAGCTATACATACCTGAAATCGAAAACGAGCTAGGCTGGAACAACTACATAAAtggtttgaattatttgaattatttgtaaTTTGTTATCTACACGCGaccataaaataattaattccttTTCAAGTTGTTATACATTCATCTCGGTGAATGAGATTCTACTACGAAAGTTTTACAATCATAGATATGTAGACTCTACCACGAAGGTTATGATAAACTATTTTTCGGTCAGCTAATCTCCTTAACAGACTAGTCGACTCGCTAGtttttttgacattttttttaaaattatttcattgaTTTATGTATGGTTTATGAgttttgaattatatatattatatgcacgttttatgcatgattgatttttttttgaaatatttatgtattaataATGATTTATGTGAGGTTGgtgatttattaattttaaaaagatttatattatttataataaattatgcacattttttttaaattatcaaACCTAACTCGTAAGCCTTGGTTGCTCGACTCACTCCTCCCATTTATTGATGGGCCAAAATTAAACGACACGGTCGATTTGTTTGACATTAATTCTATCAAATaaggtatttaattttattttttatatgagATAGCTTCAATTATAATAATGTGAGTCGATCCAAATACTTTGGGTGTGTAACGTTAGACATTAAATTATGTTAAAGTTTTTTTTCTTCGAAACAGTTGAAAAAATATCATCATTAGGCTACATTCAAAGCTACTCACTCTACAATAGTTTGCAAGAATTTCTATTTTTTGAGCGATGCTCCAAAAATTCAATTATTTCCAACTTCGATAGCCAGAAAAAAGATTGAATATAATTCAAACTATCATTCAGATAAGCTTCCAATTATCGACACTTGTTCACATGGGATCTACATGAAAAGATAAGGCTTTTTGTTATTTTCTGATCCAGCAATTGGCGTGTTGGTGCTTCCAATTTGTATTTCCAACCTTTTCTGGTGTCTAGGATTAATATGTTGCATCAACTTTCTTTTTCAGTGATGGCATATTTTCTAACCCAATAATCAAAAATTTCTTTTTACAGCTCCAGCACGTCCATGCTGCGCTGGCTCCACAAACTGTAGGAGCAATGAGCATTGTTGGCATTATTGTTCTCATTAGCattctcttctctcgattcctttattattgttttcacCATCCATTTTGACccctttttctttaaaataaggacggagaaataaatcaagaaagTGGACAGCCCCCTTGTACTGGTCTGTTTTTGTTCTGGGTTAATCTCGGTGAGCTGTCTTTTCCCTTTTCATGCTTTTGtggtatttatttttttgtgattATTGGGTATTGTTACTTTTATCGGCAGGATTTGGTTGGGACTTTGGATTTTGACTTTAAGGACGTTGATTTTTATCTCTTTTTTTCATGTATGCTGTCTTTTTGGGATTTTTGAAAACCAGTGGACTCAATGATCGGAGGGATTATGTTGGATCTTGATAGAACTAGTTCTGTGAAAGTTTATCGTTTATCCACTGTGCATATTGCTTGCTTTCTGTATTTCGTGAAATCAATAACTCATAAATTTAAGTGTTCTTTCTCAATGAGAGATCGAGTTTCTAATGTTTTAAGCTTTTGCTTGCGCAAAATCCCTTATCTGGACCATCaagattgttttttttttctcgttAATTGGTTATTGAGTTTGATACATAATCGTGTGATTTGCAGGAAGATGTTAGGAGGAGGTCGGCCTAATGAAAATACGATGATCCCCTGTTTCACAGAGGAAAATCGTGTCCCAAATGATATAAACACATTACCTCACCTCCAATTATTTGGTCACGGTGAGCTTACTTATTAGTTGTCTAAGAAACTATGTTCATTTTAAAGTATTTTCCCAAAATGATCCATTCTTGAATCGGTACTGAACTAATGATGCTGTCGCATTACTAACGCTCAACTCTCATCTTGTTCTCCATGTCATTTATATAGTCTGTGATTACTGTTTacaac
Proteins encoded:
- the LOC140882254 gene encoding uncharacterized protein isoform X3, producing the protein MIGGIMLDLDRTSSVKVYRLSTVHIACFLYFVKSITHKFKCSFSMRDRVSNVLSFCLRKIPYLDHQDCFFFLVNWLLSLIHNRVICRKMLGGGRPNENTMIPCFTEENRVPNDINTLPHLQLFGHESGGQNSKIFRRTTFPRIQWRWHSSTHNLRALRSNSVVMVQAYRLLVAEMNVLEWDYPLHLGVTEAGEGNDGQMKSASGIGTLLMRKRLIPVED
- the LOC140882254 gene encoding uncharacterized protein isoform X5, translated to MIGGIMLDLDRTSSVKVYRLSTVHIACFLYFVKSITHKFKCSFSMRDRVSNVLSFCLRKIPYLDHQDCFFFLVNWLLSLIHNRVICRKMLGGGRPNENTMIPCFTEENRVPNDINTLPHLQLFGHESGGQNSKIFRRTTFPRIQWRWHSSTHNLRALRSNSVVMVQAYRLLVAEMNVLEWDYPLHLGVTEAGEGNDGQMKSASGWSQ
- the LOC140882254 gene encoding uncharacterized protein isoform X2; the protein is MIGGIMLDLDRTSSVKVYRLSTVHIACFLYFVKSITHKFKCSFSMRDRVSNVLSFCLRKIPYLDHQDCFFFLVNWLLSLIHNRVICRKMLGGGRPNENTMIPCFTEENRVPNDINTLPHLQLFGHGSNSVVMVQAYRLLVAEMNVLEWDYPLHLGVTEAGEGNDGQMKSASGIGTLLMDGLNDTIRVSLTEEEIDPCRRLANLGMEAAKLQKGVAPEVLYTNLAAKTHPWDAI
- the LOC140882254 gene encoding uncharacterized protein isoform X4; translation: MIGGIMLDLDRTSSVKVYRLSTVHIACFLYFVKSITHKFKCSFSMRDRVSNVLSFCLRKIPYLDHQDCFFFLVNWLLSLIHNRVICRKMLGGGRPNENTMIPCFTEENRVPNDINTLPHLQLFGHESGGQNSKIFRRTTFPRIQWRWHSSTHNLRALRSNSVVMVQAYRLLVAEMNVLEWDYPLHLGVTEAGEGNDGQMKSASGIGTLLMSFPYRGRD